A genomic segment from candidate division KSB1 bacterium encodes:
- a CDS encoding PilZ domain-containing protein has protein sequence MLVADKEQERRKYIRVNPAMGNPVLSNIKLNGREFNKLQVIDISLGGVALKLPELRMKPTTGTHILDMNFYLPQVGVAVASGIVRRIVTEFLTNEIACALEFTKVPTSSDRLFFRYINNRQRELSWFDRGN, from the coding sequence ATGCTGGTTGCCGATAAAGAACAAGAAAGACGAAAATACATACGGGTAAACCCGGCTATGGGCAATCCTGTGCTAAGCAATATCAAATTAAATGGCCGGGAATTTAACAAGTTACAGGTGATAGATATCAGTCTCGGAGGAGTGGCCTTAAAATTACCGGAACTTAGGATGAAACCAACAACAGGTACTCATATACTTGATATGAACTTTTATCTTCCCCAGGTAGGCGTTGCTGTTGCGAGCGGTATTGTTAGACGAATTGTAACTGAATTTCTTACGAATGAAATTGCCTGCGCGCTTGAATTTACCAAAGTACCAACCAGTAGTGACCGACTGTTTTTCCGGTATATCAATAATCGTCAGCGAGAATTATCCTGGTTTGATCGTGGTAATTAA
- a CDS encoding T9SS type A sorting domain-containing protein, whose translation GVAKSGILVTFEVFKGPNLGQTGSGTSPTNGSGQATFIYTSNGTAGTDSIVASGSIDGVPFECFAQKVWVDNMCTLEAETDTNQVGTDHTLTVTIKQDGVAKSGIPVTFEVFKGPNLGQTGSGTSPTNGSGQATFIYTSNGTAGTDSIKATGSIDGVPFECFAQKVWVDNMCTLTPATDQNQIGTDHTITAIVLLDENPVPGIPISFTIFKGPNASGIVIEITDANGEAEFTYTGNGGVGTDSIKASGTINGVQFECLAEKKWVIAQNINDEISVAFQFPFYNQVTNQFQFEVKLINSSDMILFAPFFVEFETIISIPEGHPITVDNADRGGDGVGAVYDYSNSLGGDGQLDPGEMTSFKVWRFNDPDMVNFFIFANVFSFIPNGALIAKANGNEPFRFFSDVKGGNLEISRISTALNEPDPFKIPTDFGLQQNYPNPFNPETTIRYQLPKTSEVKINIYNLQGQLVRTLVNDSKEAGFYQVVWDAKNNTGNGVPSGVYLYRIQAGAYMEVRKLMLLR comes from the coding sequence ATGGAGTTGCAAAATCGGGTATTCTGGTGACATTCGAAGTTTTCAAAGGTCCCAATTTAGGCCAAACCGGTTCCGGCACCAGTCCAACCAATGGCAGTGGCCAAGCCACATTTATTTATACCAGCAACGGTACGGCTGGCACGGATTCCATTGTAGCAAGCGGTTCGATTGATGGCGTACCCTTTGAATGTTTTGCCCAGAAAGTTTGGGTAGATAATATGTGTACTTTGGAGGCAGAAACGGATACGAATCAAGTCGGTACGGATCATACATTGACTGTAACTATAAAACAGGATGGAGTTGCAAAATCGGGTATTCCGGTGACTTTCGAAGTTTTCAAAGGTCCCAATTTAGGCCAAACCGGTTCCGGCACCAGTCCAACCAATGGCAGTGGCCAAGCTACATTTATTTATACCAGCAATGGTACGGCTGGCACAGATTCCATCAAAGCAACCGGTTCGATTGATGGTGTTCCTTTTGAATGTTTTGCCCAGAAAGTTTGGGTAGATAATATGTGCACATTAACACCGGCAACGGATCAGAATCAAATTGGCACAGATCATACGATAACAGCAATTGTTTTACTGGATGAAAATCCTGTTCCGGGAATCCCAATTTCTTTCACCATCTTTAAAGGTCCTAATGCCTCTGGAATTGTAATAGAAATAACCGATGCCAACGGCGAGGCGGAATTTACTTATACCGGTAATGGCGGCGTCGGAACGGATTCGATCAAAGCCAGTGGTACCATTAATGGCGTTCAGTTCGAGTGTCTGGCAGAAAAGAAATGGGTTATTGCTCAAAACATTAATGATGAGATTTCGGTGGCATTCCAATTTCCATTCTATAATCAAGTCACCAACCAGTTCCAATTTGAAGTGAAGCTGATAAATAGTTCAGATATGATTCTCTTCGCACCGTTTTTTGTCGAGTTCGAAACAATCATTTCAATACCAGAAGGTCACCCGATAACTGTGGATAATGCGGATCGTGGCGGAGATGGTGTAGGCGCTGTGTATGACTACAGTAATTCTTTAGGAGGAGATGGCCAACTGGATCCGGGTGAAATGACATCCTTCAAAGTGTGGAGATTTAATGATCCGGACATGGTGAATTTCTTTATTTTTGCCAATGTATTTTCTTTTATTCCAAATGGCGCTCTAATAGCAAAAGCAAATGGTAACGAACCTTTTAGGTTTTTTTCGGATGTAAAGGGCGGAAATCTTGAGATTTCAAGAATCTCTACGGCGTTAAACGAACCTGATCCGTTTAAGATTCCGACAGATTTCGGTTTGCAGCAAAACTATCCAAATCCGTTTAACCCGGAAACTACAATACGATACCAGCTTCCTAAAACATCTGAAGTGAAAATAAACATCTACAATCTGCAAGGTCAACTGGTCCGTACTTTAGTGAATGATAGTAAAGAAGCCGGATTTTATCAGGTAGTTTGGGATGCTAAAAATAATACTGGTAATGGGGTTCCAAGCGGTGTTTATTTGTATCGCATCCAGGCTGGTGCTTATATGGAAGTGCGAAAGTTGATGCTGTTGAGGTAA